Proteins from a single region of Drosophila biarmipes strain raj3 chromosome 3R, RU_DBia_V1.1, whole genome shotgun sequence:
- the LOC108025443 gene encoding 4-hydroxybutyrate coenzyme A transferase, which produces MSKQLARHVGQLNNLLKTATTASSVSAHNNYFTYVRELSHPIAREPPIVKPEEAVACIKSGDTVFAGGAASTPVALLNAMAKHGKENKLECVTVCHMHTEGPGEYAKPEYKDIFRSNSFFMGANVRKAVAEGRGDNVPIFLHEIPQLFYKKIVKPDVSFIHVSPPDNHGYCSLGTSVDCVRAALLHSKLIVAQINPKMPRTFGDAIIHKSHFDYAIEVNDDLPQHGTGEISAVEKKIGKLIAENLVKDGATLQMGIGSIPDAVLAALHNHKDLGIHSEMFANGVVELVKKGCVTNSKKKMHQGRIVGSFLIGDKALYDFVDNNPFIEMLAIDYVNNTSIVKQQPRMTAINSCIEVDLTGQVSSDSIGTRFYSGFGGQVDFIRGAAEGIDGLGVPIIAMPSTTNKGESKISPTLKPGAGVVTSRAHVHYIVTEHGIASLFGKNVRQRMYELIQIADPKHRESLEKQAFERIKVMPSPN; this is translated from the exons ATGAGCAAGCAACTGGCGCGCCATGTGGGTCAGCTGAACAACCTCCTGAAGACGGCCACCACGGCGTCCTCGGTCTCCGCCCACAACAACTACTTCACCTATGTCAGGGAGCTGTCGCATCCCATCGCCCGGGAGCCTCCAATCGTGAAGCCGGAAGAGGCCGTGGCATGCATCAAGTCGG GTGACACGGTCTTCGCTGGCGGAGCCGCCTCCACGCCCGTGGCGCTGCTGAACGCGATGGCCAAGCACGGCAAGGAGAACAAGCTGGAGTGCGTGACAGTGTGCCACATGCACACAGAGGGTCCCGGGGAGTACGCCAAGCCGGAGTACAAGGACATCTTCCGCTCGAACTCCTTCTTCATGGGCGCCAACGTGCGCAAGGCGGTGGCCGAGGGACGTGGCGACAACGTGCCGATCTTCCTGCACGAGATCCCGCAGCTGTTCTACAAGAAGATCGTGAAGCCAGATGTGTCCTTCATCCACGTCTCGCCGCCGGATAACCACGGCTACTGCTCCCTGGGCACCAGCGTCGATTGTGTGCGAGCTGCCCTGCTGCACTCCAAGCTGATTGTTG CTCAAATCAACCCCAAGATGCCGCGCACCTTCGGCGATGCCATCATCCACAAGTCGCACTTCGACTATGCCATCGAGGTGAACGATGACCTGCCTCAGCATGGAACCGGTGAGATCTCCGCCGTGGAGAAGAAGATCGGCAAGCTGATTGCCGAGAACCTGGTCAAGGATGGCGCCACCCTGCAGATGGGCATTGGCAGCATCCCCGATGCCGTTCTCGCCGCCCTGCACAACCACAAGGATCTGGGTATTCACTCCGAGATGTTCGCCAACGGCGTCGTCGAGCTGGTGAAGAAGGGATGTGTCACCAACAGCAAGAAGAAGATGCACCAGGGCAGGATCGTGGGCTCCTTCCTCATCGGCGACAAGGCTCTGTACGACTTTGTCGACAACAACCCCTTCATCG AGATGTTGGCCATCGACTATGTGAACAACACCAGCATTGTGAAGCAGCAGCCCCGCATGACGGCCATCAACAGCTGCATTGAGGTGGACCTGACTGGCCAGGTTAGCTCCGACTCCATCGGCACCCGCTTCTACTCCGGATTCGGCGGTCAGGTGGACTTCATCCGTGGAGCGGCGGAGGGTATCGATGGACTGGGTGTGCCCATCATTGCCATGCCCTCGACCACCAACAAGGGCGAGAGCAAGATTTCGCCCACGCTGAAGCCTG GTGCTGGCGTCGTCACCTCGCGTGCCCACGTGCACTACATCGTTACGGAGCACGGCATTGCCTCGCTGTTCGGCAAGAACGTGCGCCAGCGGATGTACGAACTCATCCAGATCGCCGACCCCAAGCACCGCGAGTCCCTGGAGAAGCAGGCCTTTGAGCGCATCAAGGTCATGCCATCGCCGAACTAA
- the LOC108025451 gene encoding nucleoplasmin-like protein — translation MAEESFYGVTLTAESDSVTWDVDEDYGRGQKLVIKQILLGAEAKENEFNVVEVNTLKDSVQIPIAVLKAGETRAVNPDVEFYESKVTFKLIKGSGPVYIHGHNIKDDVEVVDMEEDDEEDDVAEDEEDEHPKKRAKIENAADGKNAKNNKKK, via the exons ATGGCTGAGGAATCATTCTACG GAGTCACCTTGACCGCCGAGAGCGACAGCGTCACGTGGGATGTGGACGAGGACTATGGTCGCGGCCAGAAGCTGGTCATCAAACAGATCCTCCTGGGCGCCGAGGCCAAGGAGAACGAGTTCAACGTGGTCGAG GTCAATACACTGAAGGACTCCGTGCAAATTCCGATCGCTGTGCTGAAGGCCGGCGAGACGCGCGCCGTCAATCCCGACGTGGAGTTCTACGAGTCCAAGGTGACGTTCAAGCTGATCAAGGGCAGCGGACCCGTCTACATCCACGGGCACAACATCAAGGACGACGTCGAAGTGGTCGACATGGAGGAGGATGATGAGGAGGACGACGTggccgaggacgaggaggacgagCACCCAAAGAAGCGGGCCAAGATCGAGAACGCCGCCGATGGCAAAAATGCCAAGAACAACAAGAAGAAGTAA
- the LOC108025460 gene encoding nucleoplasmin-like protein: MESESFYGVTLSEKEPIAQFDVPDIPEEYIVHSHKLIIKQISLGPEAKSGEFNVVQAETNINDDGEKKTVKIPIAVLKVGETRSLRPNVEFPNGSVTFKLVQGTGPVYVCGKAEMNFGEFDDGQIYEEYSDEEDDSELELDDEAAPQTNGKSKQKK, translated from the exons ATGGAGTCCGAGTCGTTTTATG GTGTTACACTCAGCGAGAAGGAGCCCATCGCACAGTTCGACGTGCCGGATATACCGGAGGAATACATCGTCCACTCCCACAAGCTCATCATCAAACAGATTTCCCTCGGGCCCGAGGCAAAGTCCGGCGAATTCAACGTTGTACAG GCGGAAACGAACATAAACGACGATGGCGAGAAGAAGACGGTGAAGATTCCCATTGCCGTACTGAAGGTCGGCGAGACCCGCAGCTTAAGACCAAATGTCGAGTTCCCCAACGGATCCGTGACTTTTAAACTGGTGCAGGGCACTGGACCCGTCTACGTTTGCGGCAAG GCGGAGATGAACTTTGGCGAATTTGACGACGGTCAAATTTACGAGGAGTATTCTGATGAGGAGGATGATAGCGAACTGGAACTGGATGACGAGGCAGCCCCACAGACGAACGGCAAGAGCAAACAGAAGAAGTAG
- the LOC108025450 gene encoding sodium-independent sulfate anion transporter: MCDNEDDLYRERLPNVCGAVGSKARSCCSMRSVYKYLPVTVWLPKYQLNFLAMDLVAGLTVGLTAVPQAIAYGAVANLPPAYGLYSAFMGGFVYILLGTCKDITVGPTAIMALMVRPYVDGNPAYAVLLCFLSGCIITIMGLLNLGVLMRFISVPVTTGFTMAAAITIATGQVNSLFGISSSANGFLECWIHFFGHLTQIRRNDAIMGCCTLILLLLMRQLKDLPFGIKSVWKYISLSRNAVAVIIGILLCYLLKSDGKLPFLVSGSITPGLPPFKPPPFHTEDSETGVVTNFGGMVSNIGSALASIPLLSILESIAVAKAFSKGKIVDASQEMIALGVCNILSSFFSSMPITGSFTRTAINNASGVKTPLGGAVTGAIVIMTLAFLTSTFAYIPKATLAAIIIAAMFFMVEYETIGEIWRAKKRDMLPFLVTVLTCIFWTLEYGMVVGIVFNALFLLYKSMKPQFNLDTQKFNGIEVTIADLKGSVDYAAAEYLKISIVSHVTSRNEEGGAPTTLVVIKGHEIASIDTTVALNLKSLREDLALLQCDMICWNWSIPAAGVICRMDRKLRSMFKYSKSFPDLMQTIADGEPAAVSCIAVDLSQ, from the exons ATGTGCGATAATGAAG ATGATCTCTACAGGGAGCGCCTGCCAAATGTGTGCGGGGCAGTGGGCTCCAAGGCCCGGAGCTGCTGCAGCATGCGCTCCGTCTACAAATACCTGCCCGTCACCGTTTGGCTGCCCAAATACCAGTTGAACTTCCTGGCCATGGATCTGGTGGCGGGACTCACGGTGGGTCTCACGGCCGTTCCACAGGCCATAGCCTACGGAGCAGTGGCCAATCTGCCACCAGCCTACGGGCTCTACTCGGCGTTTATGGGCGGATTTGTGTACATTCTACTAGGAACCTGCAAGGACATCACAGTGG GTCCTACTGCCATCATGGCACTGATGGTGAGACCTTATGTGGATGGCAATCCTGCGTATGCGGTACTGCTGTGCTTCCTCTCCGGCTGCATCATCACCATAATGGGCTTGCTCAATCTCGGAGTGCTGATGCGATTCATTTCGGTGCCGGTGACGACGGGGTTTACGATGGCAGCAGCCATAACCATTGCCACCGGCCAGGTTAACAGTCTCTTTGGCATTAGCAGTAGCGCCAATGGCTTCTTGGAATGCTGGATACACTTCTTCGGCCACTTAACGCAAATACGTCGAAATGACGCCATCATGGGCTGCTGCACGCTGATTCTCCTGCTGCTGATGAGG CAACTCAAAGACCTGCCCTTCGGCATCAAGAGCGTGTGGAAGTACATTTCTTTGTCCCGCAATGCTGTGGCCGTGATAATTGGAATCCTGCTGTGCTATCTCTTGAAAAGTGACGGCAAACTGCCCTTTCTAGTCAGTGGCAGCATCACTCCTGGTTTGCCGCCCTTCAAGCCGCCTCCTTTCCACACGGAAGACTCGGAGACGGGAGTGGTCACCAACTTTGGTGGCATGGTTTCGAATATTGGATCTGCCCTGGCGTCCATACCACTGCTGTCCATACTGGAGAGCATAGCTGTGGCCAAGGCCTTCT CCAAGGGCAAGATAGTGGACGCCTCGCAGGAGATGATTGCCTTGGGCGTGTGCAACATCCTCAGCAGCTTCTTCTCCTCCATGCCCATCACTGGATCCTTTACCAGGACGGCCATCAATAATGCCAGTGGAGTGAAGACCCCGCTGGGAGGAGCTGTTACCGGCGCCATTGTCATCATGACCCTGGCCTTCCTCACCTCCACATTTGCCTACATTCCCAAGGCGACTTTGGCTGCTATCATCATAGCAGCCATGTTCTTTATGGTGGAGTACGAGACCATTGGCGAAATTTGGCGGGCAAAAA AGCGCGATATGCTGCCTTTTCTGGTCACCGTGCTGACCTGCATCTTCTGGACCTTGGAGTACGGAATGGTGGTGGGCATTGTCTTCAATGCGCTTTTCCTCCTCTACAAGAGCATGAAGCCGCAGTTTAACTTGGATACCCAGAAG TTTAATGGAATCGAGGTGACCATAGCCGATCTCAAGGGCAGCGTGGATTACGCGGCGGCCGAGTACTTGAAGATATCAATTGTGTCGCACGTGACGAGTAGGAACGAGGAGGGAGGTGCCCCCACCACACTGGTGGTCATTAAGGGGCACGAGATCGCGTCGATTGACACGACCGTGGCTTTG AACCTCAAATCGCTGCGCGAAGATCTCGCCCTGCTGCAGTGCGACATGATCTGCTGGAACTGGAGTATTCCGGCGGCGGGAGTGATTTGCCGGATGGATAGGAAGCTGCGCAGTATGTTCAAGTACTCGAAAAGCTTTCCCGACCTAATGCAAACAATTGCGGATGGCGAGCCGGCAGCCGTTTCGTGTATTGCCGTTGACTTGAGTCAATAA
- the LOC108025483 gene encoding uncharacterized protein LOC108025483 codes for MQNPICEPFTSWPMKFDINQLVKEFQPEEKGGVVDEDKSPRDFVNLPDNNWVVLPSFKYHFEHLTPYLSTRLNKYMRCRFRRFLDNVPSNYVTISLYGSNVSNMPKPRRKSLNGQFYGVDNKLAPVPAVADPRSPQHRK; via the exons atGCAGAACCCCATTTGCGAGCCGTTCACCAGTTGGCCAATGAAGTTCGACATTAACCAGCTGGTGAAGGAGTTCCAACCGGAGGAGAAGGGAGGCGTGGTGGACGAGGACAAGTCGCCAAGGGATTTTGTCAATCTCCCCGACAATAATTGGGTGGTTCTGCCCAGTTTCAAGTACCATTTCGAGCATCTGACTCCTTATCTCTCGACTCGCCTGAACAAATATATGCGATGTCGCTTTCGCAGATTTCTGGACAATGTTCCGAGCAACTACGTCACCATCTCTTTATATGGCTCCAATGTTAGCAA catGCCCAAGCCAAGGCGAAAGAGTCTGAATGGTCAATTCTACGGAGTGGATAACAAACTGGCTCCAGTTCCTGCCGTTGCCGATCCCCGATCTCCACAACATCgaaaataa
- the LOC108025459 gene encoding ADAM 17-like protease isoform X2, protein MDHDSFYSGRVFGELESSVRAHIEDGTMTMSIHLPEETYHIEPSWRHLPEAKKDTMVAYKASDVKLHKNEAGASPKTCGYIKEGLELEDKEEHGDTLDNELHTREKRQSDQYEYTPTKTRCPLLLVADYRFFQEMGGGNTKTTINYLISLIDRVHKIYNDTVWQDRSDQEGFKGMGFVIKKIVVHSEPTRLRGGEAHYNMIREKWDVRNLLEVFSREYSHKDFCLAHLFTDLKFEGGILGLAYVGSPRRNSVGGICTPEYFKNGYTLYLNSGLSSSRNHYGQRVITREADLVTAHEFGHNWGSEHDPDIPECSPSASQGGSFLMYTYSVSGYDVNNKKFSPCSLRSIRKVLQAKSGRCFSEPEESFCGNLRVEGDEQCDAGLLGTEDNDSCCDKNCKLRRNQGAMCSDKNSPCCQNCQFMASGMKCREAQYATCEQEARCTGAHAECPKSPAMADGTTCQERGQCRNGKCVPYCETQGLQSCMCDIIADACKRCCRMSINETCFPVEPPDVLPDGTPCITGFCNKGVCEKTIQDVVERFWDIIEEINVAKTLRFLKDNIVMAVVLVTAVFWIPISCVISYFDRKKLRHEMKLIEWSQKLDLIHPSDERRRVIHIRVPRQKISVARACN, encoded by the exons ATGG ATCACGATAGCTTCTACTCGGGCCGGGTGTTTGGCGAACTGGAGTCCTCCGTGAGGGCCCACATCGAGGACGGCACCATGACCATGTCCATCCATCTGCCGGAGGAAACGTATCACATCGAGCCCTCCTGGCGACACCTTCCCGAGGCCAAGAAGGACACCATGGTGGCCTACAAGGCCTCGGATGTGAAGCTCCACAAAAACGAGGCTGGTGCAAGTCCCAAAACCTGCGGCTACATCAAGGAGGGCCTCGAACTGGAGGACAAGGAGGAGCACGGGGACACCCTAGACAATGAGCTGCATACGAGGGAGAAGCGTCAATCGGATCAGTACGAATACACGCCCACCAAGACGCGATGTCCTCTGCTCCTGGTGGCTGACTATCGATTCTTTCAGGAAATGGGCGGAGGCAACACCAAAACCACCATTAACTACCTG ATAAGTCTTATAGATCGGGTGCACAAGATCTACAACGACACTGTGTGGCAGGATCGATCGGACCAGGAAGGATTCAAGGGCATGGGCTTCGTGATCAAGAAGATTGTAGTCCACTCGGAGCCCACGAGGTTGCGAGGTGGCGAAGCCCACTACAACATGATCCGCGAGAAGTGGGATGTGCGCAATCTGCTGGAG GTCTTCTCCCGGGAGTACAGCCACAAAGACTTTTGCCTAGCCCATCTCTTTACCGATCTCAAGTTCGAAGGCGGCATTTTGGGCCTGGCATACGTGGGCTCCCCGCGTCGCAACTCCGTGGGCGGCATTTGCACTCCAG AATACTTCAAAAACGGTTACACCCTGTATTTGAACTCGGGTCTGAGCAGCTCCCGGAATCACTATGGACAGCGGGTCATCACCAGGGAGGCGGATCTGGTCACTGCCCATGAGTTTGGTCACAATTGGGGCTCGGAGCATGATCCCGACATCCCGGAGTGTTCACCTAGTGCCTCACAGGGCGGCAGTTTCCTCATGTACACGTACTCCGTCAGTGGCTACGATGTGAACAACAAG AAATTCTCTCCCTGCTCCCTGCGTTCCATCCGCAAAGTGCTGCAGGCCAAGTCGGGGCGGTGCTTCTCCGAGCCGGAAGAGTCCTTTTGCGGCAATCTGCGCGTCGAGGGCGATGAACAGTGCGACGCTGGTCTCCTGGGCACCGAGGACAACGACTCGTGCTGCGACAAAAACTGCAAGCTGCGCCGGAATCAGGGAGCCATGTGCAGTGACAAAAACTCGCCGTGCTGCCAAAACTGCCAGTTTATGGCCTCCGGGATGAAGTGCCGCGAGGCCCAGTACGCCACCTGCGAGCAGGAGGCTCGCTGCACAGGCGCCCATGCCGAGTGTCCCAAATCGCCGGCCATGGCGGACGGAACTACCTGCCAGGAGCGCGGCCAGTGCCGGAATGGCAAGTGCGTGCCGTATTGCGAGACCCAGGGTCTCCAGAGCTGCATGTGCGACATCATCGCGGATGCCTGCAAGCGCTGCTGTCGCATGAGCATCAACGAGACCTGCTTCCCCGTGGAGCCACCCGATGTCCTTCCCGATGGTACGCCCTGCATCACTGGCTTCTGCAATAAGGGTGTTTGCGAGAAGACCATTCAGGATGTGGTGGAGCGCTTCTGGGACATCATCGAGGAGATAAATGTGGCCAAAACTCTGCGGTTTCTCAAGGACAACATTGTCA TGGCCGTCGTCCTGGTCACCGCAGTATTTTGGATACCCATCAGTTGCGTCATTTCTTACTTCGATCGCAAGAAGCTGCGCCACGAGATGAAGCTGATTGAATGGAGCCAGAAGCTGGACCTTATACATCCCAGTGACGAGCGGCGTCGGGTGATACACATTCG TGTGCCGCGGCAAAAGATTTCGGTTGCCCGAGCCTGTAACTAG
- the LOC108025459 gene encoding ADAM 17-like protease isoform X1: MFTKCISCCSLAIISAFFACLLVENCVALQKTLRYYEIFHKDDVVHRVVKRGAKHSANPFNTIKEVEFTTLGKNFRLILHPHRDVLHSKFRAYAVDADGNETVVHMDHDSFYSGRVFGELESSVRAHIEDGTMTMSIHLPEETYHIEPSWRHLPEAKKDTMVAYKASDVKLHKNEAGASPKTCGYIKEGLELEDKEEHGDTLDNELHTREKRQSDQYEYTPTKTRCPLLLVADYRFFQEMGGGNTKTTINYLISLIDRVHKIYNDTVWQDRSDQEGFKGMGFVIKKIVVHSEPTRLRGGEAHYNMIREKWDVRNLLEVFSREYSHKDFCLAHLFTDLKFEGGILGLAYVGSPRRNSVGGICTPEYFKNGYTLYLNSGLSSSRNHYGQRVITREADLVTAHEFGHNWGSEHDPDIPECSPSASQGGSFLMYTYSVSGYDVNNKKFSPCSLRSIRKVLQAKSGRCFSEPEESFCGNLRVEGDEQCDAGLLGTEDNDSCCDKNCKLRRNQGAMCSDKNSPCCQNCQFMASGMKCREAQYATCEQEARCTGAHAECPKSPAMADGTTCQERGQCRNGKCVPYCETQGLQSCMCDIIADACKRCCRMSINETCFPVEPPDVLPDGTPCITGFCNKGVCEKTIQDVVERFWDIIEEINVAKTLRFLKDNIVMAVVLVTAVFWIPISCVISYFDRKKLRHEMKLIEWSQKLDLIHPSDERRRVIHIRVPRQKISVARACN; this comes from the exons atgtttacaaaatgCATTAGTTGCTGTTCCCTCGCCATAATATCAGCTTTCTTCGCCTGCCTTCTAGTCGAGAATTGCG TGGCCCTGCAAAAGACGCTGCGGTACTACGAGATTTTCCACAAGGACGATGTGGTGCACAGGGTGGTCAAAAGGGGTGCCAAGCACAGCGCGAATCCCTTCAACACCATCAAGGAGGTGGAGTTCACCACGCTGGGCAAGAACTTCCGGCTGATCCTGCACCCACACAGGGATGTCCTGCACAGCAAATTCAGGGCCTATGCGGTGGATGCGGATGGCAACGAAACGGTGGTCCACATGG ATCACGATAGCTTCTACTCGGGCCGGGTGTTTGGCGAACTGGAGTCCTCCGTGAGGGCCCACATCGAGGACGGCACCATGACCATGTCCATCCATCTGCCGGAGGAAACGTATCACATCGAGCCCTCCTGGCGACACCTTCCCGAGGCCAAGAAGGACACCATGGTGGCCTACAAGGCCTCGGATGTGAAGCTCCACAAAAACGAGGCTGGTGCAAGTCCCAAAACCTGCGGCTACATCAAGGAGGGCCTCGAACTGGAGGACAAGGAGGAGCACGGGGACACCCTAGACAATGAGCTGCATACGAGGGAGAAGCGTCAATCGGATCAGTACGAATACACGCCCACCAAGACGCGATGTCCTCTGCTCCTGGTGGCTGACTATCGATTCTTTCAGGAAATGGGCGGAGGCAACACCAAAACCACCATTAACTACCTG ATAAGTCTTATAGATCGGGTGCACAAGATCTACAACGACACTGTGTGGCAGGATCGATCGGACCAGGAAGGATTCAAGGGCATGGGCTTCGTGATCAAGAAGATTGTAGTCCACTCGGAGCCCACGAGGTTGCGAGGTGGCGAAGCCCACTACAACATGATCCGCGAGAAGTGGGATGTGCGCAATCTGCTGGAG GTCTTCTCCCGGGAGTACAGCCACAAAGACTTTTGCCTAGCCCATCTCTTTACCGATCTCAAGTTCGAAGGCGGCATTTTGGGCCTGGCATACGTGGGCTCCCCGCGTCGCAACTCCGTGGGCGGCATTTGCACTCCAG AATACTTCAAAAACGGTTACACCCTGTATTTGAACTCGGGTCTGAGCAGCTCCCGGAATCACTATGGACAGCGGGTCATCACCAGGGAGGCGGATCTGGTCACTGCCCATGAGTTTGGTCACAATTGGGGCTCGGAGCATGATCCCGACATCCCGGAGTGTTCACCTAGTGCCTCACAGGGCGGCAGTTTCCTCATGTACACGTACTCCGTCAGTGGCTACGATGTGAACAACAAG AAATTCTCTCCCTGCTCCCTGCGTTCCATCCGCAAAGTGCTGCAGGCCAAGTCGGGGCGGTGCTTCTCCGAGCCGGAAGAGTCCTTTTGCGGCAATCTGCGCGTCGAGGGCGATGAACAGTGCGACGCTGGTCTCCTGGGCACCGAGGACAACGACTCGTGCTGCGACAAAAACTGCAAGCTGCGCCGGAATCAGGGAGCCATGTGCAGTGACAAAAACTCGCCGTGCTGCCAAAACTGCCAGTTTATGGCCTCCGGGATGAAGTGCCGCGAGGCCCAGTACGCCACCTGCGAGCAGGAGGCTCGCTGCACAGGCGCCCATGCCGAGTGTCCCAAATCGCCGGCCATGGCGGACGGAACTACCTGCCAGGAGCGCGGCCAGTGCCGGAATGGCAAGTGCGTGCCGTATTGCGAGACCCAGGGTCTCCAGAGCTGCATGTGCGACATCATCGCGGATGCCTGCAAGCGCTGCTGTCGCATGAGCATCAACGAGACCTGCTTCCCCGTGGAGCCACCCGATGTCCTTCCCGATGGTACGCCCTGCATCACTGGCTTCTGCAATAAGGGTGTTTGCGAGAAGACCATTCAGGATGTGGTGGAGCGCTTCTGGGACATCATCGAGGAGATAAATGTGGCCAAAACTCTGCGGTTTCTCAAGGACAACATTGTCA TGGCCGTCGTCCTGGTCACCGCAGTATTTTGGATACCCATCAGTTGCGTCATTTCTTACTTCGATCGCAAGAAGCTGCGCCACGAGATGAAGCTGATTGAATGGAGCCAGAAGCTGGACCTTATACATCCCAGTGACGAGCGGCGTCGGGTGATACACATTCG TGTGCCGCGGCAAAAGATTTCGGTTGCCCGAGCCTGTAACTAG
- the LOC108025482 gene encoding uncharacterized protein LOC108025482, translating to MEWTREKTLLLIGEYRSRRGLWDMTCDDYRKKDVKQRLLNEVSQVLGGNIPINELEKKFHTLRTQYHREISRMKRKEPYNSKWFGFKNLVFLSSPYACRSTKGRLKTDLQADERKFALGEVNADQNSDSSTNPANQNSNTNANMNEEYLRKSHASSRAQELEKLIEETTKDVDDIDEPELEEGEVKPKQTKEMSVRFVNLSDPDETEPLENHHQTLMDLHHHQGNTVEAVSFQANESGELHYQSTPAQNTGNNNSVHVMPTRIIKIQRRDTAGGQEDSYFEEHTQLHPPPVKRMYFEASPASHSTTSILSPALETNANGTTSNVLTNTPGITMSNLRLPKVNSPPKPAQAQAIASPPPPTIVSLPPARDEFATYGEYVANEMRAISNREVLVALKHRINTAIFEANMAEIGPK from the coding sequence ATGGAGTGGACGCGCGAAAAGACCCTGCTGCTGATAGGCGAGTACCGCAGCCGTCGCGGGCTGTGGGACATGACTTGTGACGACTACCGGAAGAAGGACGTCAAGCAGCGGCTCTTAAACGAAGTCAGCCAGGTGCTGGGCGGGAATATCCCCATTAACGAGCTGGAGAAGAAGTTCCACACGCTGCGCACGCAGTACCACCGCGAGATCAGTCGCATGAAACGCAAGGAGCCCTACAACTCCAAGTGGTTTGGCTTCAAGAACCTGGTGTTCCTCAGCTCCCCCTACGCCTGCCGCTCCACCAAGGGTCGCCTGAAGACGGATCTGCAGGCCGACGAGCGAAAGTTTGCCCTGGGCGAGGTAAACGCCGATCAGAACAGCGACAGCAGCACCAATCCGGCGAACCAAAACAGCAATACGAACGCCAACATGAACGAGGAGTACCTGCGCAAGAGCCACGCCAGCAGTCGGGCCCAGGAGCTGGAGAAACTCATTGAGGAGACAACCAAAGACGTGGACGACATCGATGAGCCGGAGCTGGAGGAGGGGGAGGTCAAGCCCAAGCAGACCAAGGAGATGAGCGTGCGATTCGTAAACCTCAGCGACCCGGACGAGACGGAGCCGCTAGAGAACCACCACCAGACCCTGATGGACCTGCACCACCACCAGGGCAACACCGTGGAGGCCGTCAGCTTTCAGGCCAACGAGAGCGGCGAGCTGCACTATCAGTCCACTCCAGCCCAGAACAccggcaacaacaactcgGTGCACGTGATGCCCACGCGAATCATCAAGATTCAGCGGCGGGACACGGCTGGCGGCCAGGAGGATAGCTACTTCGAGGAGCACACGCAGCTGCATCCGCCGCCGGTGAAGCGCATGTACTTCGAAGCCAGTCCAGCATCGCACAGCACCACCTCCATTCTTTCGCCGGCACTGGAGACCAATGCCAACGGCACGACCAGCAATGTGCTCACCAACACGCCCGGAATCACGATGAGCAACCTGCGCCTGCCCAAGGTAAACTCACCGCCCAAGCCAGCCCAGGCCCAAGCCATCGCCAGTCCGCCTCCGCCCACCATTGTCAGCCTGCCGCCGGCGCGCGATGAGTTCGCCACGTACGGAGAGTATGTGGCCAACGAAATGCGCGCCATCAGCAACCGGGAGGTGCTCGTCGCCCTCAAGCACCGCATAAACACAGCCATCTTCGAGGCCAACATGGCCGAGATAGGCCCGAAATAG